Proteins co-encoded in one Novipirellula artificiosorum genomic window:
- a CDS encoding TIGR03546 family protein: protein MIIWSIKLISNVRKAVAGRKYPHQLAWAVALGALLGIIPHGNLLALFVLIAVLSFKINHAMAGLTAIGVTFAATKLDPISHEVGQWVLTHPSGGPHLAKAWMLPLAPWTEMNNTVVMGSFLIGVAALLPIFMITYPLFRLFAPHPTDELDSPDPASQSVAVRRQKQVVAVDAAHGAVSGPHRVPQQTPSTQEADSGGDASLSGGIVETRIDVIRMKENACTESSADPQSNEFTSESATDAGSTEQQPMDEALNYLLRQLRTSQQKDAA, encoded by the coding sequence ATGATCATCTGGTCCATCAAGTTAATCAGTAACGTCCGAAAAGCGGTCGCCGGTCGCAAGTACCCCCATCAACTCGCCTGGGCCGTTGCGCTCGGTGCATTGCTCGGAATCATCCCGCACGGCAACCTGTTGGCGTTATTTGTTCTGATCGCAGTATTGTCTTTCAAAATCAACCATGCGATGGCTGGGTTGACAGCGATCGGAGTGACGTTTGCCGCGACCAAGCTTGACCCCATTTCGCACGAAGTGGGCCAATGGGTCCTGACCCATCCATCGGGCGGGCCTCATTTGGCAAAAGCGTGGATGTTGCCTTTGGCACCATGGACCGAAATGAACAATACGGTCGTGATGGGCAGCTTTTTGATCGGTGTCGCAGCGTTGCTTCCGATTTTCATGATCACATATCCCTTGTTTCGGCTGTTTGCTCCCCATCCGACCGACGAACTCGACTCGCCAGACCCTGCGTCTCAATCCGTGGCGGTTCGCCGCCAAAAGCAAGTGGTCGCCGTTGACGCTGCCCACGGGGCCGTTTCCGGTCCTCATCGCGTTCCACAGCAGACACCGTCCACCCAAGAGGCGGATTCCGGCGGGGACGCGTCGCTGAGCGGGGGGATTGTGGAGACGCGGATCGATGTGATTCGGATGAAAGAAAACGCTTGCACCGAGTCTTCGGCAGACCCCCAATCGAATGAATTCACTTCGGAGTCCGCCACGGACGCCGGATCAACCGAACAGCAACCGATGGACGAGGCACTCAACTACTTGCTTCGTCAATTGCGCACCTCTCAGCAAAAGGATGCAGCATGA
- a CDS encoding PD-(D/E)XK nuclease family protein, translating to MNSLFPSTDPEFLGWEKPLLPQVVELLIKRFCSRATLDLSGWIVVLPTSFSSRRFEVLLRDSASDLGVRLHPPEILTMGQLPEKLYRPRNALAIEFEQTLAWSRVLATTHVDDLAPLVPTLPASDEVESWMELAATIRGLHEDLASNRLSFQAIAEVSESENDQRRWKLLADLYAKYLQELDRAGLADPHEERDVAIRNRACKTKKTIALVGTSDLSHLQVAMLNVLEGEILPFVAAPDTFARRFDAFGSILADPWLDSILPLQDDQLIPAGDIADQATAVAENLAEIAPQFPANEVTIGVTDESQVGPIELELRGCGVETFRHLGWPISRTAVGRLFDLTADYLKHRTWQSLATLVRHAVVHDRISAELPQPAETQSLWLVELDELLANHYPIRIDADLPQLAKQRFPQAIAVAAWVEAWLSPFLDENKTHPLATWCKTITVWLDGIFQAEAPNDDPTRARTPMALDSVRRLLKRFGEVNASLDFEIDGAGAMQMIANRTGELRVLQPMKSGDVEILGWLDLALDDSKALIVVGFNHPFVPAAVTHDAFLPGHLRTSLRMADNDRRYARDVYNMQLLLSTRPSVRFIVGRTSADGSPTPPSRLLSAASDQDVARRIRSLLNVTRPRVVVEHCWDSAEENRSLSIPKLPPSAAECPVKTMSVTAFRDYLTCPYRFYLRHVLKLKPLDDASAELAANQFGDLVHGALEAFGKSKHRDEGNQQKIEAHLLDHLHVYADQHYGHATSTAVTLQIRQAERRLSAVAAEQARRIDEGWRIHQSEASVDDKMGACVEVEGFKMGLRGRLDRIDHHPKSGRWAILDYKTHGHKPEKKHLKATDNGLQWIDLQLPLYRMMIPFLGIDADAKAVELGYFNISDKDAETRINIAKFDETLMDQAQHLILHCVAQIRDGHFEPTDGPVLYDDYDMILQTGI from the coding sequence GTGAATTCACTCTTCCCCAGCACCGACCCCGAGTTTCTCGGTTGGGAGAAGCCACTCTTGCCGCAGGTGGTCGAGTTGCTGATCAAGCGGTTCTGCTCGCGAGCGACGCTCGACTTGTCGGGCTGGATCGTCGTTCTGCCCACCTCGTTCAGTTCGCGTCGCTTTGAAGTTCTGCTTCGCGATTCCGCATCGGATCTCGGCGTCCGGCTACATCCGCCAGAGATTTTGACGATGGGGCAGCTGCCCGAGAAACTCTACCGTCCGCGAAACGCGTTAGCGATCGAATTCGAACAGACTTTGGCGTGGTCACGAGTTCTCGCGACCACGCACGTCGATGACCTCGCCCCGTTGGTCCCGACGCTGCCTGCTTCGGACGAAGTCGAGTCTTGGATGGAATTGGCGGCCACGATTCGTGGATTGCATGAGGATTTGGCTTCCAACCGACTCAGCTTCCAAGCGATCGCCGAGGTCTCAGAATCTGAAAACGACCAACGGCGTTGGAAGCTTCTCGCCGATCTCTATGCCAAGTATTTGCAGGAATTAGATCGCGCTGGTTTGGCGGACCCCCACGAAGAACGCGACGTTGCGATCCGCAACCGTGCCTGCAAAACGAAAAAGACCATTGCGCTGGTAGGGACAAGCGACCTGAGTCACCTGCAAGTCGCGATGCTCAACGTCTTAGAAGGAGAAATACTACCCTTTGTCGCGGCCCCCGACACGTTCGCCCGACGATTCGATGCCTTTGGTAGCATTCTGGCCGATCCATGGCTTGATAGCATCTTGCCTTTGCAAGACGATCAATTGATTCCCGCAGGCGACATCGCCGATCAAGCGACCGCGGTCGCGGAGAACTTAGCGGAAATCGCTCCGCAATTCCCCGCCAACGAAGTCACGATCGGTGTGACCGACGAGTCGCAGGTTGGGCCGATTGAATTGGAATTGCGTGGCTGCGGCGTCGAGACCTTCCGGCATCTGGGATGGCCCATCAGCCGAACGGCAGTGGGCCGATTGTTCGACCTCACCGCCGACTATTTGAAGCACCGGACTTGGCAATCGCTCGCCACCTTGGTTCGTCACGCAGTGGTTCACGATCGGATCAGCGCAGAACTTCCGCAGCCCGCCGAAACACAATCGTTGTGGCTTGTCGAGCTTGACGAACTGCTCGCGAATCACTACCCGATCCGAATCGATGCCGACCTACCCCAACTTGCGAAGCAGAGATTCCCGCAAGCGATCGCAGTCGCCGCGTGGGTCGAAGCATGGCTATCCCCCTTTCTCGACGAGAACAAGACTCATCCGTTGGCGACATGGTGCAAAACCATCACGGTTTGGCTTGATGGCATCTTCCAAGCCGAAGCTCCCAACGATGATCCGACACGCGCTCGGACGCCCATGGCACTCGATTCGGTACGTCGTTTGTTGAAGCGATTTGGCGAGGTGAATGCATCGCTCGATTTTGAAATCGACGGTGCGGGAGCGATGCAAATGATCGCGAATCGAACCGGTGAATTGCGAGTGCTGCAGCCGATGAAATCGGGTGACGTCGAAATTCTCGGTTGGCTTGATTTGGCGCTCGATGATTCAAAAGCCTTGATCGTTGTCGGATTCAATCATCCGTTTGTTCCCGCTGCGGTGACCCATGACGCCTTTTTGCCTGGCCATCTGCGGACGAGCCTTCGGATGGCGGACAATGATCGACGTTACGCGCGCGATGTGTACAACATGCAGCTACTGCTTTCGACGCGTCCCTCGGTTCGCTTCATCGTTGGCCGCACGTCAGCCGATGGATCGCCGACGCCGCCGAGCCGGTTGCTCTCCGCTGCATCGGATCAGGACGTCGCCCGGCGGATCCGCTCGCTGCTGAACGTCACCCGACCTCGTGTCGTCGTGGAGCACTGCTGGGACAGCGCTGAGGAAAACAGATCGCTGTCGATCCCTAAGCTGCCACCGTCCGCTGCAGAGTGTCCGGTCAAGACGATGAGTGTCACGGCATTTCGCGACTATTTGACATGTCCGTATCGATTCTACTTGCGACATGTGCTGAAACTGAAACCCCTCGATGATGCAAGTGCTGAGTTGGCAGCCAACCAATTCGGCGATTTGGTTCACGGAGCACTGGAAGCTTTCGGGAAATCTAAACACCGTGACGAAGGCAATCAGCAGAAAATCGAAGCCCATTTGCTCGATCACTTGCACGTTTACGCAGACCAGCACTACGGTCACGCCACATCGACGGCGGTGACGCTGCAAATTCGCCAAGCGGAACGACGTTTGAGTGCCGTGGCTGCCGAACAAGCGAGGCGGATCGACGAGGGCTGGCGGATTCACCAGTCCGAAGCGTCGGTTGACGACAAGATGGGAGCGTGTGTTGAAGTGGAGGGGTTCAAGATGGGGCTTCGTGGTCGCTTGGACCGAATCGATCACCATCCCAAATCAGGTCGATGGGCCATTCTGGATTACAAAACACATGGTCACAAACCCGAAAAGAAACATTTGAAGGCTACCGACAACGGTCTGCAATGGATCGACCTGCAATTGCCGCTGTATCGGATGATGATTCCTTTTCTTGGAATCGATGCGGATGCCAAAGCGGTCGAACTTGGGTACTTCAACATCAGCGACAAAGACGCAGAAACGCGGATCAACATTGCCAAGTTTGACGAAACACTGATGGACCAAGCACAACATTTGATTTTGCATTGCGTCGCGCAAATTCGCGACGGGCATTTTGAACCGACCGACGGTCCGGTTCTCTACGACGACTACGACATGATCTTGCAAACGGGAATTTAG
- a CDS encoding UvrD-helicase domain-containing protein: protein MTTEAPHNALLPTLVRASAGTGKTYQLTARLLRVLLQDSAPETILATTFTRKAAGEILNRVLEVLAKAGEDDDPEALQALREQVGISTLQHQTCRQLLHRLVRNIHRLRICTLDSLFTQLARSFPFELRLPPAWRLTDEIEEVWIQEKAIQRVVSTLNPSEMTTMLTMLGKGEIKRSIQRELMQVVDTAYGIHRRCPPDAWNKMVAPRRPEQADQTRAVGDFRSASPKQETVLAKLQLLADATETGDFKSLVDETLIRNIAKARRTHTEVKFGRSKLPDGLDDALDTVYAAVRTELIGLLSAQNEATGTILTAYDFHVNAIKQVGRVLSFEDVAVRLSKLFSAIDYDTLVNRMDGAIDHLLLDEFQDTSPAQWQVLRPLAVRACDRDAVAKDGAEWQSSRSFFCVGDTKQAIYGWRGGVAEIFDAVTDQIDGIAESEQNMSFRSSPDIMDFVNVVFSNLARHPMVREGDPKDPADKSAHEAAAIHRFAQRFPQHEANKKTLKGFVQIRTSSKVEKGDKDANDAACFQDAADLISEIAADAPDKTVGVLTRTNAAVAELITLLESRDVEVSQEGGNPLTDSAAVVTVLSALMMAEHPGDGRWRFHVEPTLLAADRSLDADSIRRRVEQRGIAETVQSLCETLAPLCGPRDTLRLKQLTHLAIGYENNPQPRLRDFVRLVQEKRVERPQRAQVRVMTVHQAKGLEFDAVVLPQLDGPLTRSSGNCVSDAKSLSQPAQAITRYIGQDHWHFLDKKWQFAFGNQGASAMTEALCLLYVATTRAKQALYLVIQPSKKKEFHLKTAASLIYHAVGCEEDPTQPNEVMHESGTPIWFGDADKERVKEVPAKTVKIQFRHATSETTDVPEDLSEL, encoded by the coding sequence ATGACCACCGAAGCGCCCCACAACGCTCTTTTACCGACGCTCGTGCGGGCTTCCGCCGGGACCGGCAAGACGTATCAACTCACGGCGAGACTGCTGCGCGTCTTGCTGCAGGATTCTGCCCCCGAAACGATTCTGGCAACCACCTTTACACGTAAAGCCGCGGGTGAAATCCTCAATCGGGTTCTCGAAGTGCTGGCCAAGGCGGGGGAGGACGACGATCCCGAGGCGTTGCAGGCACTTCGTGAGCAGGTGGGAATCTCGACGCTCCAGCATCAAACGTGCCGTCAACTGCTGCACCGATTGGTGCGCAACATCCATCGGCTGCGAATCTGTACGCTTGACAGCTTATTTACACAACTCGCTCGCTCATTCCCCTTCGAACTCCGCCTGCCGCCCGCATGGCGATTGACCGATGAAATCGAAGAGGTTTGGATCCAAGAGAAAGCGATCCAGCGCGTCGTCTCGACGTTGAATCCTTCCGAGATGACCACGATGCTGACGATGCTCGGAAAAGGAGAAATCAAACGTTCGATCCAACGGGAATTGATGCAAGTGGTGGATACAGCCTATGGCATCCATCGCCGCTGTCCCCCCGATGCTTGGAACAAAATGGTGGCTCCTCGACGCCCAGAACAAGCAGATCAGACTCGAGCTGTGGGCGACTTTCGATCCGCAAGCCCAAAACAGGAAACGGTCCTTGCCAAGTTGCAGTTGCTTGCCGATGCAACTGAGACGGGTGATTTCAAATCGTTAGTTGACGAAACGCTGATCCGCAATATTGCCAAAGCTCGGCGGACGCACACGGAGGTCAAGTTCGGTCGATCGAAGCTACCCGATGGACTCGACGATGCTCTTGACACCGTCTACGCCGCGGTGCGGACGGAACTGATCGGACTACTCAGCGCGCAGAACGAAGCCACCGGAACCATCCTCACCGCTTATGACTTCCACGTCAATGCGATAAAACAAGTCGGTCGTGTGCTGAGTTTTGAAGATGTTGCGGTGCGATTGTCCAAACTGTTTTCGGCGATCGACTACGACACATTGGTCAACCGGATGGATGGTGCCATCGATCACTTGCTACTGGATGAGTTCCAAGACACCTCACCGGCGCAGTGGCAAGTGCTGCGACCGTTGGCGGTGCGTGCCTGTGACCGCGATGCAGTAGCAAAGGACGGAGCGGAATGGCAATCGTCACGATCGTTCTTCTGCGTCGGTGACACGAAGCAAGCAATTTACGGGTGGCGTGGCGGCGTGGCTGAAATCTTTGATGCCGTGACCGATCAGATCGATGGGATCGCGGAATCGGAACAGAATATGAGTTTTCGTAGCAGCCCTGACATCATGGACTTCGTCAACGTTGTTTTCTCGAACCTGGCACGTCACCCGATGGTACGCGAAGGGGATCCGAAGGACCCCGCTGACAAGTCGGCTCACGAGGCAGCAGCGATTCATCGGTTTGCTCAGCGATTTCCGCAGCACGAAGCAAACAAGAAAACGCTCAAGGGATTCGTTCAGATTCGAACGAGTTCAAAGGTCGAAAAGGGGGATAAGGATGCCAACGACGCGGCCTGCTTCCAAGATGCCGCCGATCTGATTTCAGAAATTGCGGCGGATGCACCGGACAAAACCGTCGGTGTCTTGACGCGAACCAATGCGGCCGTTGCCGAATTGATCACGTTGCTTGAATCCCGCGACGTCGAAGTGAGCCAAGAGGGCGGAAATCCGCTGACCGATTCCGCTGCGGTCGTCACGGTTTTGTCGGCATTGATGATGGCAGAACATCCGGGTGATGGTCGATGGCGTTTTCATGTCGAACCCACGCTGCTTGCTGCCGACCGATCGCTCGATGCCGATTCGATCCGCAGGCGAGTTGAACAACGTGGCATCGCGGAAACCGTCCAATCGCTGTGTGAAACGCTTGCTCCGCTGTGTGGCCCGCGAGATACATTGCGATTGAAACAATTGACACACTTGGCAATCGGCTACGAGAACAATCCCCAGCCGCGGCTTCGCGATTTCGTACGATTGGTTCAAGAAAAACGGGTGGAAAGGCCGCAGCGGGCCCAAGTCCGAGTGATGACCGTGCACCAAGCGAAGGGACTGGAGTTTGATGCCGTGGTGTTGCCGCAGTTGGACGGCCCGCTGACACGATCAAGCGGCAACTGCGTCTCGGATGCGAAATCGTTGAGCCAACCGGCTCAAGCGATCACACGATACATCGGTCAAGACCATTGGCATTTCCTGGATAAGAAATGGCAGTTCGCGTTTGGAAACCAAGGCGCCAGTGCGATGACCGAAGCGTTGTGTTTGCTTTACGTCGCCACCACACGAGCGAAGCAGGCATTGTATTTGGTGATACAACCGAGCAAGAAAAAGGAGTTCCATTTGAAAACAGCGGCTTCCTTGATCTACCATGCGGTGGGTTGCGAAGAGGACCCGACGCAACCGAACGAGGTGATGCATGAATCGGGGACACCGATTTGGTTCGGTGACGCTGACAAAGAAAGAGTGAAGGAGGTTCCGGCAAAGACGGTGAAAATCCAGTTTCGTCACGCCACTTCGGAAACCACGGATGTCCCCGAAGATCTCTCCGAGTTATGA
- a CDS encoding arylsulfatase, with translation MKTLFRILACVFVLPCMVQAQSKPNVVYILADDLGLGDLSCYGQQKFQTPNIDRLAREGMKFSGHYSGNTVCSPSRAVLMTGQQPGAVAVRGNISESGDGLLDPTQTVLPEVFKASGYATGAYGKWGLGHTHESGPANPLWHGFDEFAGWKSQTIAHTYYPTSIVENGKEIKLDPGTYVHDRIMHRAMEFIQHHAKSKTPFFCYIPTAVPHAAMQAPKELHAKWRKVFPEFDDVIGKYTVHGGDGVETCEDVVNPIAGFAAMIENLDNQVGEILDLLNELQVDDNTLMIFTSDNGAHKEGGHDPDFWNSTANLRGFKRDMHEGGIRTPMLARWPGVIPAGQTTDHLSAFWDVLPTMCEILGQPRPDQSDGISFLPTLLGKPNQQRAHEYLYWEFCKGGDQIIFSQALRKGKWKAYREVAKNSQPALAPMEIYNLEIDPYETNDLARSMPELVTEMATLMKEAHSPLPTWTRK, from the coding sequence ATGAAAACTCTCTTTCGCATCCTCGCTTGCGTTTTTGTTTTACCCTGCATGGTGCAGGCGCAATCCAAGCCAAACGTCGTTTACATTCTGGCGGATGATCTCGGCCTCGGCGACCTCTCATGCTACGGCCAGCAGAAGTTCCAGACGCCCAACATTGATCGACTTGCTAGAGAAGGGATGAAGTTCAGCGGTCACTATTCAGGAAACACGGTCTGCAGTCCCTCGCGGGCCGTGTTGATGACCGGACAACAACCGGGTGCGGTTGCCGTTCGCGGAAACATCTCGGAATCAGGGGACGGACTGCTTGATCCCACGCAGACGGTCTTGCCCGAAGTGTTCAAAGCGAGCGGATACGCAACGGGGGCCTATGGAAAATGGGGATTGGGGCACACCCATGAGTCAGGACCTGCAAATCCGCTCTGGCACGGCTTCGATGAATTTGCAGGTTGGAAGAGTCAGACGATTGCCCACACCTATTACCCGACGTCGATCGTCGAAAATGGCAAAGAAATCAAGCTGGATCCGGGCACCTATGTCCATGACCGAATCATGCATCGCGCGATGGAATTCATTCAGCATCATGCGAAATCCAAGACCCCTTTCTTCTGCTATATCCCCACCGCTGTTCCGCACGCAGCCATGCAGGCCCCGAAGGAATTGCACGCGAAGTGGCGAAAAGTGTTCCCCGAGTTCGACGACGTGATCGGCAAGTACACCGTGCATGGTGGGGATGGCGTCGAAACCTGCGAGGACGTCGTCAATCCGATTGCGGGATTTGCGGCGATGATTGAAAACCTTGACAATCAAGTCGGCGAGATTCTGGACTTACTGAACGAGTTGCAGGTTGACGACAACACGTTGATGATCTTTACCAGCGACAACGGAGCGCACAAAGAGGGCGGGCATGATCCCGACTTCTGGAACTCCACCGCGAACCTGCGCGGGTTCAAACGCGACATGCACGAGGGAGGTATTCGGACGCCGATGCTTGCCCGTTGGCCAGGCGTGATCCCAGCGGGTCAGACCACCGATCATCTGAGTGCGTTCTGGGATGTGTTGCCCACCATGTGTGAAATTCTTGGGCAGCCCCGGCCTGATCAGAGCGACGGCATTTCGTTTCTGCCGACCTTGCTCGGCAAACCGAACCAACAGCGGGCACACGAATATCTCTACTGGGAATTTTGCAAGGGCGGTGATCAGATCATCTTTTCCCAAGCGCTGCGGAAAGGGAAGTGGAAAGCGTATCGCGAAGTCGCAAAAAACTCGCAGCCAGCACTCGCGCCGATGGAAATCTACAATCTAGAGATCGATCCCTACGAAACCAACGACTTAGCAAGGTCCATGCCGGAACTTGTGACGGAGATGGCTACTCTGATGAAGGAAGCTCATTCGCCGTTGCCCACTTGGACCCGGAAGTAG
- a CDS encoding M24 family metallopeptidase has product MLARSGDGVNPREANTSSTDLLKSSETVSLSHDTPFLMPHSALILAGFADKNASLFRRFQVPLGDPAAWVDIHGHTIALVRDLEMDRVRQKSHADHVTCPAEHIPPLGLSADRETATAQATVQLLRSKKIETVITDRSLPFLFAWHLQQAEIEVRYDEELGVLDRRTKSDQEIEALAKAQSVTEEVMLIVLRRIAGAKADAEGRLSVDGEVLTSEGLQSFAAMQFLQRGFSMGHGAIIATVPQVADCHHSGSGAIYTRHPVVVDLFPRDESSRYNGDCTRTIVHGQASQTVEAMHAAVVEAKLAAESKLVAGNLASDVHKASEETLKQHGYPTSRGTITDAPSIQHGTGHGIGLDVHEPILLDEGGGEMLEGEVFTVEPGLYGRTDGGVRVEDMLVVTEGEPRTLNRLPFGLDWS; this is encoded by the coding sequence ATGCTTGCACGGTCAGGCGACGGCGTGAATCCTCGCGAGGCGAACACCTCGTCAACCGATCTGCTAAAATCCTCGGAAACCGTTTCCCTTTCTCATGACACCCCGTTTCTCATGCCACACAGTGCCCTCATCCTCGCCGGTTTCGCTGACAAGAACGCTTCCCTGTTCCGACGCTTCCAAGTGCCTCTGGGCGATCCGGCTGCCTGGGTCGATATTCACGGCCACACCATCGCGCTGGTCCGCGACTTGGAAATGGATCGAGTGCGGCAAAAAAGCCATGCGGATCATGTGACGTGTCCCGCTGAGCATATTCCGCCGCTGGGATTGAGTGCCGATCGAGAAACCGCGACCGCCCAGGCCACCGTTCAATTGTTGCGGTCTAAAAAAATTGAAACGGTGATCACGGACCGCAGCTTGCCGTTCCTCTTCGCATGGCACCTGCAACAAGCCGAGATCGAGGTTCGCTACGACGAAGAACTTGGCGTTTTGGACCGACGCACCAAGAGCGATCAAGAAATCGAAGCCCTGGCCAAGGCTCAAAGCGTGACCGAAGAGGTCATGTTGATCGTGCTGCGGCGGATCGCGGGTGCAAAGGCCGACGCCGAAGGCCGGTTGTCGGTCGATGGTGAAGTGTTGACCAGCGAAGGCCTGCAAAGCTTTGCAGCCATGCAATTCTTGCAGCGAGGGTTTAGCATGGGACACGGCGCGATTATCGCGACCGTCCCGCAAGTCGCCGATTGTCATCACAGCGGCAGTGGAGCGATCTACACACGGCATCCCGTCGTTGTCGATTTGTTCCCACGGGATGAGTCGAGTCGTTACAACGGCGACTGCACGCGGACGATCGTCCACGGCCAGGCCTCGCAAACCGTTGAAGCGATGCACGCCGCGGTGGTCGAGGCAAAGCTTGCGGCCGAAAGCAAATTGGTCGCAGGTAACTTGGCAAGCGATGTGCACAAGGCCTCCGAGGAAACCTTGAAGCAACACGGCTATCCAACGTCGCGTGGCACGATCACCGACGCGCCAAGCATTCAACATGGAACCGGTCACGGCATCGGGTTGGACGTCCATGAGCCCATTCTGTTGGACGAAGGCGGCGGTGAAATGCTCGAAGGCGAAGTCTTTACCGTCGAGCCTGGGCTCTACGGACGGACCGACGGCGGCGTCCGAGTCGAAGACATGCTGGTCGTCACCGAAGGCGAGCCCCGAACGCTCAACCGGTTACCGTTTGGGCTGGATTGGAGCTAG
- a CDS encoding succinate dehydrogenase cytochrome b558 subunit, whose translation MSNPTSETSFFLRHEFALRRLHSLTGIVPLGLYMMVHLTVNASLLNSTQSFQGAVYGIHSAGKVLPIVEWGLIFGPLLFHALFGVWIAKNAKLNTSHYKYVSNRRYSWQRWTGVIALVYLFLHILHLHGWFHFEPYLAVIQPMGFGQFKPYNAASTLMIAMNDFGGLVWPPIYLIGMLCCVYHLANGLWTAGITWGVWITPAAQERASKVALVFGLGLALVGTAAWWAAISGSAEDIARAKKTEDRMYDVGIRAGYVPLSHEKRTQPDEVAAEFEEEDEVVVYEAMMSDDAE comes from the coding sequence GTGTCCAACCCAACTTCTGAAACTTCATTTTTCCTTCGTCACGAGTTCGCACTTCGCCGACTTCACTCTCTCACCGGGATTGTGCCGTTAGGGCTGTACATGATGGTTCACTTGACGGTGAACGCCAGCTTGTTGAACAGCACTCAGTCGTTCCAAGGGGCGGTGTACGGAATCCACAGTGCCGGCAAAGTGCTTCCGATTGTCGAATGGGGACTGATCTTTGGCCCGCTGCTGTTTCACGCCCTGTTCGGCGTTTGGATCGCCAAGAATGCCAAACTAAACACGAGCCATTACAAGTACGTTAGCAACCGCCGCTATTCGTGGCAGCGATGGACGGGCGTGATTGCATTGGTGTATCTGTTCCTCCACATCCTGCATCTTCACGGTTGGTTCCATTTCGAGCCTTACTTGGCCGTGATTCAACCGATGGGATTCGGCCAATTCAAGCCTTACAACGCGGCCAGCACTTTGATGATCGCGATGAATGATTTCGGCGGTCTGGTTTGGCCACCCATTTACTTGATCGGCATGCTTTGTTGCGTCTATCACTTGGCCAACGGTTTATGGACTGCGGGGATTACCTGGGGCGTCTGGATCACTCCGGCCGCTCAAGAGCGTGCGTCCAAAGTCGCCCTCGTGTTCGGTTTGGGGTTGGCCCTGGTCGGTACTGCCGCTTGGTGGGCTGCGATCTCGGGATCCGCCGAGGACATCGCTCGAGCCAAGAAGACCGAGGATCGGATGTACGATGTTGGCATTCGAGCTGGCTATGTCCCCCTGTCCCATGAGAAGCGGACACAGCCGGACGAGGTCGCCGCCGAATTTGAAGAAGAAGACGAAGTGGTCGTTTACGAAGCCATGATGAGCGACGATGCCGAGTAG